In the genome of Triticum urartu cultivar G1812 chromosome 5, Tu2.1, whole genome shotgun sequence, one region contains:
- the LOC125506834 gene encoding solute carrier family 40 member 2, chloroplastic-like: protein MGMVTAAALLASSPQTPLVRGYLPGLPRLRLRPASPCVSALRSNNFVQRCYIANIEVDVSNVNKEEEAFDDHPSLPPGCSIPVVNILGDVLDSSPFPPHDSTQHHADFEELPVLSEGEQQTLAATPAHPAGLHALYASYLFGNLVEQLWNFAWPAALAILHPSLLPVAIVGFFGKLSVFLGAPIVGKLMDHFPRIPMYTGLNAVQVATQLISAAMVIYALKNAGRTSTSALLLRPWFIVLVIAGAIERLAGLALGVSMERDWVVLLAGTNRPVALAQANAMLNRLDLLCETVGASVFGLLLTKYDIVTCLKISSALMICSFPILVMLGQLINSVSCHALDSSRTPSDESICADLLDVRKIVQNGLSSIKHGWNEYKQQTVLPASVATVFLNFNVALAPGAIMTALLMHRGISPSIVGAFSGLCSVMGLVATFISSSLVKRNTLASISTYTMLARQKTIAYSIPLLFEVNRHQVYGKVWYTGIHRKTSHSYS, encoded by the exons ATGGGGATGGTTACCGCTGCCGCCCTTCTCGCCTCATCGCCGCAGACTCCGCTCGTCCGCGGGTATCTCCCCGGCCTGCCGAGGCTGCGCCTGAGGCCGGCCTCCCCCTGCGTCAGCGCGCTCAG GTCAAACAATTTTGTTCAAAGGTGTTACATCGCAAATATTGAGGTTGATGTTAGCAATGTAAATAAGGAAGAGGAGGCTTTCGATGATCATCCATCATTACCGCCAGGCTGCTCTATTCCAGTTGTCAATATCCTAGGAGATGTTCTAGATTCTAGTCCTTTTCCACCACATGATAGTACTCAGCACCATGCCGATTTTGAGGAGCTGCCG GTCTTATCTGAAGGAGAGCAACAAACATTGGCCGCCACTCCAGCTCACCCTGCTGGACTACATG CTCTCTATGCTAGCTACTTGTTTGGTAACCTTGTGGAACAGCTCTGGAATTTTGCTTGGCCTGCTGCCCTGGCAATTCTTCATCCAAGCCTATTGCCTGTGGCTATTGTTGGTTTCTTCGGAAAG CTCTCAGTATTTCTCGGGGCTCCAATAGTTGGCAAACTTATGGATCATTTCCCGCGAATACCCATGTACACAGGATTGAATGCTGTCCAG GTGGCCACTCAGTTAATATCAGCTGCAATGGTCATATATGCTCTCAAGAACGCGGGCCGTACTTCTACATCAGCTTTGCTTCTCAGGCCTTGGTTCATTGTGCTAGTGATAGCCGGAGCTATTGAAAGGCTTGCAGGATTGGCACTAGGAGTTTCCATGGAGAGGGACTGGGTTGTGCTG TTAGCAGGAACAAACAGGCCTGTTGCATTAGCTCAAGCTAATGCCATGCTTAATCGACTTGATCTTCTTTGTGAG ACCGTTGGTGCTTCAGTTTTTGGCCTTCTGCTCACCAAATACGACATAGTAACCTGTTTGAAGATTTCCTCTGCTCTAATGATATGCAGTTTTCCCATTCTG GTTATGTTGGGTCAATTAATTAACAGCGTCTCTTGTCATGCGCTTGATTCCTCGAGAACCCCCAGTGACGAATCTATTTGTGCTGATCTATTGGATGTCCGCAAGATAG TTCAAAATGGCTTAAGTTCTATCAAGCATGGCTGGAATGAGTATAAGCAGCAGACAGTTCTACCTGCAAGTGTAGCTACCGTGTTTCTAAATTTCAACGTGGCACTTGCTCCTGGCGCGATAATGACTGCATTGTTGATGCATCGGG GTATTAGTCCATCTATCGTCGGTGCTTTTAGTGGATTGTGTTCTGTTATGGGTCTTGTTGCAACATTCATCTCCTCAAGCCTGGTGAAAAGA AATACTCTTGCGTCAATATCCACCTATACAATGTTGGCTAGGCAGAAAACTATTGCATACAGCATACCTTTGCTGTTTGAGGTGAACCGGCATCAAGTTTATGGAAAAGTGTGGTATACAGGTATCCACCGGAAGACTTCCCACAGCTACAGCTGA
- the LOC125506835 gene encoding uncharacterized protein LOC125506835 → MATPGLEELNLPWEIKLPLKKIFPWQLVRSHLPSGVEDIPYGNWTQRTPTTYSSLAPRLDSSGAVFGRLWVANGFMTISRQTAAAPASITGTLAVPDDLVFQESSSPPPVFFPTLNILLLLLLPVHASPTQNRRLVNPTFHLPSRFRPQLASSTQTLGLKPNATLPPPAPARALRQFGEHLARISPGFHASRATSPSAPAMANHEAAEAASIRNEAREILNLHYDGQHEAAVARAVVLAAVHPGSAVALNLAGLIHRHAFLVARNDRGVHSDDEDDDENASALEKYHRQAALDAFSAAARLAPSCVVTNADHADALADCRRFEDAQKEFLRMLDTVANNDQADPALYNVVYDMSGDSSMKERRRDAVKSASISMERFAERINHRILPLEAAKLLDASNLGGPAADEARDRARLLAETYPYSPRAQILRAYIDLAPVRALDPAMDKKQLLRRALTTVSQAAENFDHSLMVALFHAKLLFVLDNFDAAERECRRALRIETPNDPKWDDIPPMAALGADSDARVSYVKKQLRVLLKQIIVVAALYWSSMKNAPQGQRVVSVTVDTLHAHYDGIDKSAAKTISDATRFLKNQESWSSWICLNSRCDGKKFQTLVRSGNTYAASTEMSSGGSCSHL, encoded by the exons ATGGCCACCCCAGGGCTGGAGGAACTAAATCTCCCGTGGGAGATAAAATTGCCtttgaagaagatattcccatgGCAACTGGTCCGTAGCCACCTTCCTTCGGGAGTAGAGGATATCCCCTATGGCAACTGGACCCAGAGGACTCCAACCACATATTCTTCTCTTGCCCCGCGGCTTGATTCCTCTGGAGCTGTCTTCGGGAGGTTGTGGGTGGCAAATGGTTTCATGACAATCTCTCGG CAAACTGCAGCGGCTCCCGCTTCGATCACCGGCACTCTTGCTGTTCCTGATGATCTGGTCTTCCAGGAGTCGTCAAGTCCACCACCCGTCTTCTTCCCGACGCTGAatatcctcctcctcctcctcctccccgtgCACGCTTCACCAACTCAAAACCGCCGCCTCGTCAATCCCACATTCCACCTCCCCTCCCGTTTCCGCCCGCAACTCGCCTCCTCCACCCAAACCCTAGGCCTCAAGCCCAACGCCACGCTCCCCCCTCCCGCTCCCGCTCGCGCTCTGCGGCAATTCGGCGAACACCTCGCGCGCATCTCCCCGGGTTTCCACGCCAGCCGGGCAACTTCTCCGAGCGCCCCGGCGATGGCGAACCACGAGGCCGCGGAGGCCGCTTCCATCCGCAACGAGGCCCGGGAGATTTTAAACCTCCACTACGACGGCCAGCACGAGGCTGCGGTGGCCCGCGCCGTAGTGCTCGCCGCCGTGCACCCGGGCTCCGCGGTCGCTCTCAACCTCGCCGGCTTGATCCACCGCCACGCCTTCCTCGTGGCGCGGAACGACAGGGGCGTCCACagcgacgacgaagacgacgacgagaACGCGTCCGCGCTGGAGAAGTACCACCGCCAGGCCGCCCTCGACGCCTTCTCCGCCGCTGCGCGGCTCGCCCCCAGCTGCGTCGTCACCAACGCCGACCACGCCGACGCGCTCGCCGACTGCCGTCGCTTCGAGGACGCGCAGAAGGAGTTTCTCCGCATGCTCGACACGGTCGCCAACAACGACCAAGCCGACCCGGCGCTGTACAACGTGGTGTACGACATGAGCGGGGACTCAAGCATGAAGGAGAGAAGGCGCGATGCCGTGAAGAGCGCCAGCATCTCGATGGAGCGCTTCGCGGAAAGAATCAACCACAGGATTCTGCCATTGGAGGCCGCCAAGTTGCTGGACGCCAGCAATCTCGGCGGGCCTGCCGCCGATGAAGCGCGAGACCGTGCAAGGCTTCTCGCCGAGACCTACCCCTACTCGCCGCGCGCCCAGATACTCCGCGCGTACATCGACTTGGCACCAGTCCGTGCCCTCGATCCGGCAATGGACAAGAAGCAGCTTCTGCGCCGCGCGCTCACCACCGTGTCTCAAGCGGCAGAAAACTTCGACCACTCGCTCATGGTTGCCTTGTTCCACGCCAAGCTCTTGTTCGTCCTGGATAACTTTGATGCTGCGGAGAGAGAGTGCCGCCGGGCACTTCGCATCGAGACGCCGAATGACCCCAAGTGGGATGACATACCTCCCATGGCTGCTCTTGGGGCAGATTCTGATGCCAGAGTATCTTATGTCAAGAAGCAGCTCCGTGTCTTGCTCAAGCAGATCATAGTTGTGGCTGCACTATACTGGTCCTCCATGAAGAATGCACCGCAGGGCCAACGCGTTGTATCAGTGACGGTTGATACGCTGCATGCGCACTATGATGGAATCGACAAGTCGGCAGCAAAGACCATTTCTGATGCAACGCGCTTTCTCAAGAATCAGGagtcatggagttcttggatttGCCTCAATTCCCGTTGTGATGGCAAGAAGTTTCAGACACTAGTTCGCTCTGGCAACACATATGCAGCAAGCACCGAGATGAGCTCTGGGGGAAGCTGCAGTCACTTATAG